The genomic region aatatattgaATTAGGTGAGATGGATTTACCGCAAACTCGACCCGACTCAACCCGACCCTAACTtaactattttgttattttcacttGACTCGACTCAACCCACATTAAACtcgatttttagaaaaaaaatcaacccCAAcagattgggttgggttggtaCCCGTTTGATTCTGGGTTTTTTATCATCCCTAATGAATAGCTTAAATGtcatttgtttaaaaagtaAACAATGTTAAATTCAAGTGCTTACAATTTGACTTTCATATTTAATACgaatttttctaatttcaagtcTTAATACTTGTGATTcctatttaaatttattctaaaataatttcaaatatatcttaattatcaatttgtttatttgtgcaTTACAATAATTTAACTTTGATAGTAGAAATATgaatgaattataattttataattaaaatcaatttaaaattaaaatgggtATGATTTAATTAACCAAATAATAAGAGTGTATTTGGAAGTTTACTTTAACGAAGGGAAGCAGGAGGCAAAGCTACTATGCGGCCGTTACCATCCTAATTGGGTTCGTTGTATCTATTGCGAGAAAGTAAAATGGTGAAAATCGATTAGATCAACTCAATCAATTTagtgaatttcattttttgccCTTTTCTGTTATGGGTTGGGCCTAGAGGGTTATTTTAGTTGAttatggattttaaaattttcaaattcacttgacaataaaaaataatttattttatttatttttaattatttataatttataaaataaatatatattatttaagccTAATAATTAAAGTTCGTTAACTGATCAATTTAAGTTGATTAAGTCTTAACTCAATTGGCATGAGTATTATTATCAATGCAAAAAGATGTAGGTTCAGTTagcaaaatatatttattttttaaatatactaaGTATTAGATCTAATCCGACACTTAATGCCTAAGTTGGTGGTTAGGCTAGCAAAATAATCTAATCAATACGATattgtttttgatattttataattgacCCAAATACCTTTAGTAGCAACAAATCACTACTAACTCCCATACCACAAACAAggttactcttgtaatttgaaCCCACGATGTGAGTTATTAGAGTGAACACCCAATGTTGCTGAGCCAAGAGATGGAGTTcttaattaatacaatattaatacgagtaaattatatcattagtcattaaactatgggtaaattttcattttagtcgcttaactaaaaaaagttacaatttagtcattaaactattcaaaaatttttatttaagtcattggactTTTAAAATCAATGCTATATGATTTTCTCTGTTCTCACTGCCTACAACAATTGAAAGCTCtctttcatcttctttttcgtagttaatttttttcatgaaacaattttaaatatcacgAATATACtgaaccaaaataataaaatataattatattaaattagaatatatataaattaaatatcaaatttaaacctAATAGATAAACCGAAATATTCATACACTAAAGAATGTAAAtgacatttcaattcaataaccAATGAAGTGAGAAACTAAGATAAGATTTTACAAATGGAGAAAACCAAACAATTATCTTAGTAAGGACCAAAGTGGATAACTTTCCCAAAATAAGGTTTTCAATTCCTTTAaacaattaacaatttaatcatttagcTCCATTTAGCCACACTTGATGTGACAAATAACTTAATTTCTGATTTCATTTAAATTCCTACTTTACACAAATTTCATGTTCCATAAATGGATCTATCCTACttttctttatataaaaatggttaatatatcatttggtacttgagtttaGCTTCAATGTTCAGTTAGGTACGTAAACATTTTTGTCCCAATTTAGCAAATGAGTTAGGCTTCAATTTTCAAATGCCAAATGAATGTTTGACACATGTACTATAATAAAAGAATGTAGTAAAAATATCATGGCGACCCTTGTACTAAGAGTTGTATTGTATTTTGCCCTCTCCActtaaaaaatggacaaatttaGTCCCCCGAACtatagatcaaagagcaaattggccattctattaaaaatttcatccatttttactgttaaaaattgatgtCTATACAACAACATGAGGTACAAATGTCATGCCACATTAACTGTATGGTTATTTCGCCAACTacgttaatttttaatagtaggaatggattaaattttaaacaaaaattatcatttaactCTTTGGTCTGACATATAATGACTACTTtgtccattttttgagtaaagaagataaaatgcaaattgactcctagtacaagggcctccatGGCACTTTTACCTAAAAAACATAAGTACTTAAttggaataaaaagaaaactcaagtaCCAAAGTGAAACATTGAAGTTAAATTTAGGTACTTAAGTGGGACAAATAACTTATGTACTAAAGTGAATATTGAAGTCAAAATCAGGTAATAAATTGGGATAGAAAGAGCTcaggtactaaattgaatactaaACCAAACTTAGATAACAAACAATatattaaaccaaaaagaattaaatcattCACCATTGTTGTTACTCACAAGTACATAGTAACCCAAAACGGCACAAACAAGAGCCACGACGTTCCCTTCCGTCAACAAAGTCTTCAAAACGGAGCCGGCGATCTCTCTAGTAATCTTCTTCCCTTCAGCCACCAACGTCCGTTTTGGTTTCCCAAAGAAAGCAAGCAAAACAACCACCGTTATCCACGTCACCATAGTAGCCGGCACCGCCACAGCCACCGCCGCAGCCATAGAAATCAACCCAAAAACCCCACCGAGAAGGACGGAAGCGTACAGGGCAGGCCAACCGGGTGATTGATACCGGGCTTGGTTTTGGTGGTACCAAGAAAGTATGGATTTGAGGAAATTCCATGAAGAATCTAAAAGGATAGCGTAAACTAATACGAAGAGGAATACCCATGTTTTTCTTTTGCTCATGATTTTTAAGAACAAGGTGtacgatgatgatgatgatgtcgGAGATGTTGGTGGTTGTTCTTCGTGCTCTTGTTGATCCatgtttggattttttttttggtgttttacGGTGGcttgagctttgattttgaggtTGTTTTGGATCGGTTTTTGTTCCTTGTTAGAGATGGAAAAAAGAAGCAGAGATTTTGTTAATAAAAGTATCCGTCaccttttaataaaattttcattatttttattattaaaatgaattttattacatataattatttaattatttcgttAATTACCTCATTTTTAATGAGATACAtacaataatttattcatttctaaAGAAATGTGCGAAAGACAATTTTACTCCAAATACGGGATTTCATAGCAGTTTTACCATATTAGATggtcaaattttggttttagtcCTTTAGTATGTTTGAACTTAAGATTTAGTCTCTATCCTTTTTCTTTGATTGGAGTAGGGATAAGAGTTGTATGAGGATTTGATCCCTGGATTTGGTGTCAACCAAGATTAAAGTCGATGCAAATTCTTTTCACTATTATAATAATGGCTTAGTGGATTAGTTTCTGTAttttaaattgacaaattttgatcaatttatttttataacgctattaattaatctaaataattaatatatttaattatttcaattaacgatcttttcttttatcGAGATAAGTTTAGGGTTGTTAGAAAATATGATCCTTGAATTTGGTGTCAATCAAAACTTGAAATCAATGCAAGTTCTTTTTACTATTAactagtatttatattttaatttgacacaatttggtcattaattttatgaatattttagtTAATCCAAATAGTTAATACTTTTAACTATTTTGATTCAAACGCTCAAACCTTAAACGTAGAGGCTAAAATGCTAAAGCTCTTAACCTTCAACCACTAGAAAcagggttttaattaaaatgatgacaAGAAATcggtgttttaaaaaaatctatataaatattttaatatagatAGTTAATGGTATTACTTATTTGGACTAATTTATGacattattaaagtaaattgattaaattataataaatttaaacataaagattaaatatcatatttgaGTATAATGGAGGGACCAAAACTAGAATTTGACCTTAATAAGATTGAGTAAACGAGTTAACGGGGAATACCAAGCGCTATCGGTGCAAATATAGGGCAACTTAAGGTACTTGGCAGCATATTATTGGGCCGTTTAATGCACGCACTTGGAAAGCGGTCCAATCATATGGTATGCTTTGAGTAAACGTATGTCTTGGACGAGAATGACAGTTGTGTTCTTTTTCAAAGGTTATTATTCTAAAGAGACGCACTTTTGGAACATAAcgaaatattttattaccataTTTTGATTGGGTTAATAGTacttttaacccctaaatttgataattacattcattttggtatctaaatttagtaattagattcaatttggtcattgaTTTCAATCCATCAAGATTTGACGACATAGCACTTTGATATCATGCTACaccatcaaatttttatatttgtcaAGTTTAAGAGCCGAAACAGACctaattgttaaatttagataccaaagtgaacaaaatattaagtactaaaatgaatctaattaacaaattcagagagtaaaaattatattaactcCTTTTTGTAGCTTTAATTTCTAACAACTTTAAAAGCTTGTAATAACTGGTTTCTTTGTCGGAAAATTTAAACCCTTTACAACTTGTAGAATCTTCTTAGCTTCCTAGAAGCTTAGCAGTCTAAACAACTTTTCCACTTGTTGAAATATTCTTCATGAccaagtttaaaaattattttttaaataaaatcgattAAGTTGAGATAATTAGATAGGCAATTCGATATCATAATTggatttaagtaaataatatatatacctcggcataaatttacttaaatttgaaaattatatcaCGTAAGAAGATAATCTGGTCCTTACCTCTTTGCCTCTCTTTCACCACCCTTAGTTGTTGCTATCATGCTCtattttttgacacaatacttagaactattcataatttatctctaactcataaataggaaaataatgcACTTCAGTGCACTCGAAGTCATGTCCTCCTATATTGACCAAATCTAAACCCATTGTTTTGGACCGTCGAATCGAGCTCCGAAGCTAGGTTTGACCAAATCtggtaagtttttttatttttgttcttattgtTTTGGGGTCAAATGGGCCTGCTAATTTGCATTCCCAAAGCAAACATGGGTGTAATTTCTCATATTAGGCGTAAGCCTGATTCAGCTTAAAgtgaaagaaagataaaaaaatgaacaaataaataaaatggaacggcattaaaattaaaattaaaatgaataaaataaaggcataatatcaaattcagtCCTTAagatttatatgttttgtcGTTTTaactcttattcttttttttccttctaaatttaactctcaacattttaaaagagttaaaattaaCCATTAGTATTTTGAAAAGAGtcgaattgatttttattaataaaatagaataaaatttaaaaattttaaatatgatgaCCCACATAACAATCTACATATACTTTatctttgtttttaaaaaaatttatgaaccTTTTATTTGTGTGAATTTATTTGTTAACATagcatataagacaaatagtaTAATATTAGCAAGAAAAGTACTGCCACAAAGGTTGTCTCTCTaacatctttaaaaaataatatcttagTCATCATCTATATTAAAAaaagcaatttgattttttttgaaaaattagtagtcgaatttagcttaaaaaagagtaaggatcaaattgacaaaagatataaacattgagatgtaaatttattattatgcctaaaataaatgaaatgatatttttaaaagtttctatAGTACATTCACAAGCacaatataagtataaatatgtgCCCGTTCAATCAAAATTAAGaatcaaatcaatacaaaaatacaaCAAACAAAGAACCAATAAAACCCACACACTACATACACATATGATGGAACTGAACACGCAACATCATAATTGCATACGGTAAAACTCAATTTTAAGTCCCGTCAAATTCAAACACATTCAATACTTGAACAAAATTACAatgtaattcatttttatttcttcgaAAACAATTTACTCTCAAGTTTTGTAATTATTCGATATACAAGTTAACTTCATAAACGAGATTGAGATTTTGTCTATAATTCTTAActcgtattttaatttataattattaaattacacttTTAGAAAACATCCCAACCGTCCATCAAtaaatcacattttaaaaaatttcaggTATTAATTACCtccaaaaactcaaaattaaatcacttttattcattttaaaaattcaggTATTAATTACCTGCCAAAAAAACTCTgataaaaagtaatcaactcaaAATACGGCTCTTGGTATTTCAAATCTCTAAAACTTCTCACGCACGCAATCTCTCACCTATCTCGTAATCATTCTAATCTAGGGTTCTTTCTTTACAATCTAAactgttctttctttttcttttgattgcCACTcgttgttattgttattaatctCCACAATGACAGAAAGTGAAAAAACTACGCTTCTCGCCgtaaaacatgaaatagaaagtgaTTCTGAAGCTAATGATCCCAACTATCAGCATGTCACTGATCGTAGAACTCTTCGTACTCGTTATCTCGCCGTTAAGAATCTTATTTTCGGTAATATTCATTTACTGTTTGTATTTGTTTCGGAGTTTTATTGTTTCTGTCTGGATCGCAAGAAAATGAGCGAGAAATAAATGGAgttcttgttcttttttttactttttttaagcATATTCTTTTTTGAATGTagccttttttttcttgaaatagaaaaagcgcggttaaattttttttgaatatattttaaatttgtatatatatatatatataggaaacGGTTAAGCGTTTAGttcaaatgaaagaaaaggaaaaaaagtaatttgattctgatctttagtttctttatttgCTGAATATTTATTTCCaatgttttgtaattttgttcgCAGATGAAAGAGATGATCTTTCTAGTATCGATTCTGCTAAATTCAAGTCGATTGTTAATGACTTAGAGAGCTTACATCAATTCGGTACTGTCCTCTGCATTTTCTATTATCTTTACGATATCTAGTTCGCcgaattttagtttttagttttcctctgttttttcattgatttgtaaaatttccAGTTCTTAAACCTAGAGAACAAATTGCTGATGCTGAGGCCCTTTTGGACATCACAAACACATTGCTTACCTCTGTCAAAGCAACAAACGGCGATGGGATTACGATATCGGATTTTGTCGACTCTCTTGTTAGAGACTTTGCGAAACAAAGCAGTAGACCGGACGGCAGAACCTTGATAGATTGGAAGAAGATTGGGATCGAATTTTCAGATGCTTCGAGGAGCAGTCGTGGATGTCGTACCATGTATAGCAAATGTGATATTATGATTTTGCACTTTATAGTGTTGTATGTATttattgttttcattatttcagGATTGGGCCTATGGATACACAAATGAAGCAAAGGAAAGCCAGACGAAAACGCGCCAGACTGGCAGAAAACGAGCAGCCTGCAGAGGTATGAATTGTTGTTTGAGGTGTATAATCTTTGTTCATTCCAATAATCGCTAAAGAAGCTTGCATTATTTGAAGAAAGATGGTTCATGTAGTTTTTCATTCCTTCTTGGCATTCCATGTAAAATATTGGTGGAGTTTGGTCTTTAATGCTAATCACTTTAGCGCTGACATTCTTGTGTAACTATGTTAAGAAGAATTTGGATGTGAGTGTCGTGCTTGGTTGTGAATGTTACGAATATCGTCTAACACGGGCATCTTCATGTTTCTT from Gossypium raimondii isolate GPD5lz chromosome 1, ASM2569854v1, whole genome shotgun sequence harbors:
- the LOC105774122 gene encoding non-structural maintenance of chromosomes element 4 homolog A, translated to MTESEKTTLLAVKHEIESDSEANDPNYQHVTDRRTLRTRYLAVKNLIFDERDDLSSIDSAKFKSIVNDLESLHQFVLKPREQIADAEALLDITNTLLTSVKATNGDGITISDFVDSLVRDFAKQSSRPDGRTLIDWKKIGIEFSDASRSSRGCRTMIGPMDTQMKQRKARRKRARLAENEQPAEVDDTDIKKKTNTDINMATMFDILRKHRIVRLEQLVLNRNSFAQTVENIFALSFLVKDGRADIKLDEKGIHLVSPKNAPTATAIASKEVVYNHFVFRFDFKDWKLMKDYIEVGHELMPHRD
- the LOC105774142 gene encoding uncharacterized protein LOC105774142 — translated: MDQQEHEEQPPTSPTSSSSSYTLFLKIMSKRKTWVFLFVLVYAILLDSSWNFLKSILSWYHQNQARYQSPGWPALYASVLLGGVFGLISMAAAVAVAVPATMVTWITVVVLLAFFGKPKRTLVAEGKKITREIAGSVLKTLLTEGNVVALVCAVLGYYVLVSNNNGE